Proteins from a genomic interval of Amycolatopsis sp. cg13:
- a CDS encoding response regulator, producing MTIVRVLVAEDQPAVREGLVLLVGLLPDIEVVGQAGDGIAAIEETVRLQPDVVLMDLDLPRCDGAAATRRIVTELPGTRVVVLTTYADSASIVRALDAGAVGYVTKAANGDEIGRAIHAAAAGQTVMDLAVQRTLLAAARRPAAPPEDGLTAREVDVLKLVAAGRGNREIARELQVSEATVKTHVNRIFAKTGCGTRAQAVRYAHEHGYAD from the coding sequence ATGACGATCGTGCGCGTGCTCGTGGCCGAGGACCAGCCCGCGGTGCGGGAGGGCTTGGTGCTGCTGGTCGGGCTGCTGCCGGACATCGAGGTCGTCGGACAGGCGGGCGACGGTATCGCGGCGATCGAGGAAACCGTGCGGCTGCAGCCCGATGTGGTGCTGATGGACCTGGACCTGCCGCGCTGCGACGGGGCGGCGGCGACTCGGCGGATTGTCACGGAGTTGCCGGGAACGCGGGTCGTCGTGCTCACCACTTATGCGGATAGTGCCTCGATCGTGCGCGCGTTGGACGCGGGCGCGGTCGGTTACGTGACCAAGGCGGCGAACGGCGACGAGATCGGCCGGGCGATCCATGCCGCGGCGGCTGGGCAGACCGTGATGGACCTGGCGGTGCAGCGGACGTTGCTGGCCGCGGCCCGGCGTCCGGCCGCGCCGCCGGAGGACGGGCTGACGGCGCGCGAGGTGGACGTGCTGAAGCTGGTCGCGGCGGGGCGGGGGAACCGGGAGATCGCGCGGGAGTTGCAGGTCAGCGAGGCGACGGTGAAGACGCATGTGAACCGGATTTTCGCGAAGACCGGGTGCGGGACTCGGGCGCAGGCAGTCCGCTACGCGCACGAGCACGGCTACGCGGACTGA
- a CDS encoding dihydrofolate reductase family protein: MSVIVIAFTTLDGISSDPGSAPSSGWAFRHGPESVAGDKFRLGSTLDDGVLLLGRKTWEQFSGLWPHRDDPFSQRMNAAAKLVATSTLTDTSAWQNSSVLDGDLLDAVKREERDVIVIGSLSVAHALMAADLVDEYRLLTFPTILGAGTRLFPDGTGPAHLECVSSERVGAATLSRYVRENSVESSEQ; the protein is encoded by the coding sequence ATGAGCGTCATCGTCATCGCCTTCACCACCCTCGACGGCATCTCGTCCGACCCGGGCAGCGCCCCCAGCAGCGGCTGGGCGTTCCGGCACGGCCCGGAGTCCGTCGCGGGCGACAAATTCCGGCTCGGAAGCACCTTGGACGACGGGGTCCTGCTGCTCGGCCGCAAGACCTGGGAACAGTTCTCGGGTCTGTGGCCGCACCGCGACGACCCGTTCTCGCAGCGGATGAACGCCGCGGCCAAGCTGGTCGCCACCAGCACTCTGACCGACACCAGCGCGTGGCAGAACTCCTCGGTCCTCGACGGCGACCTGCTCGACGCGGTGAAGCGGGAAGAGCGCGACGTCATCGTCATCGGGAGCCTGAGCGTCGCGCACGCGCTGATGGCGGCAGACCTGGTCGACGAGTACCGGCTGCTGACCTTCCCGACCATCCTGGGCGCCGGAACCCGCCTTTTCCCGGACGGCACCGGGCCCGCGCACCTGGAATGCGTATCGTCCGAACGCGTTGGCGCGGCGACGCTTTCGCGGTATGTGCGGGAAAATTCAGTGGAGAGCTCCGAGCAGTAA